The following proteins are encoded in a genomic region of Thioclava nitratireducens:
- a CDS encoding DNA polymerase Y family protein — translation MLDGRTRRILTLWFPRLASDRVLRARAVEGPFALVLREGNTDRLHCLNAAAEGQGLARGMALSEARAFCPTLQTAPADPAREAQFLETLRRWATRYCPWVGLDGEDGLVLDITGSDHLWGGEEPMMAEMIARLERARITARLGLADTRGAAWALAHFAPGRAAPGARLSALGKLPVAALRLPHETVTGLQRLGLREIGDLTRTPRAPLVRRFGAGLMARLDQALGDLPEQVSPVADPPHYGTRLTLPEPIGQQADVMAGIERLLDRLCAKLKENEVGARVLCLTLRRVDQASQEVELRLATPLSDPSRIAALFARGIEDIDAGFGIDQMRLAATQVEALPARQIGTIATERRDRLGDLITRIGLRIGLENVQRYLPADSHIPERSFLIAPAAFTDPEGNWHQPHPRPLRLFPPEPLMSDAPDPPRRFRWRRQSLSAERIEGPERLTPEWWFDDPNWRRGMRDYWRVETGQGLRLWMFHTPQDPGWYVEGVFA, via the coding sequence ATGCTCGACGGGCGCACACGGCGTATTCTCACTCTCTGGTTTCCCCGGCTGGCGAGCGACCGGGTTCTTCGGGCACGAGCCGTTGAGGGGCCCTTCGCGCTGGTCCTGCGCGAGGGCAATACCGACCGGCTGCACTGCTTGAACGCCGCGGCCGAGGGGCAGGGGCTGGCGCGCGGCATGGCGCTGTCCGAAGCCCGCGCCTTCTGCCCCACGCTGCAGACCGCGCCCGCCGATCCCGCCCGCGAGGCGCAATTCCTCGAGACGCTGCGCCGCTGGGCCACGCGCTATTGCCCTTGGGTGGGCTTGGACGGCGAGGACGGTCTGGTGCTCGACATCACCGGCTCGGATCACCTTTGGGGCGGTGAAGAGCCGATGATGGCCGAGATGATCGCCCGGCTGGAGCGCGCCCGGATCACCGCGCGGCTTGGCCTTGCCGACACCCGCGGCGCGGCTTGGGCGCTGGCGCATTTCGCGCCCGGTCGGGCCGCACCCGGCGCGCGGCTCTCGGCTCTGGGCAAGCTGCCGGTGGCCGCGCTGCGCCTGCCGCATGAGACGGTGACAGGGTTGCAGCGGCTGGGACTGCGCGAGATCGGCGATCTGACCCGCACGCCGCGAGCACCGCTCGTGCGCCGTTTTGGCGCGGGGCTGATGGCGCGGCTCGATCAGGCCTTGGGCGATCTGCCCGAACAGGTCTCGCCCGTGGCCGATCCGCCCCATTACGGGACCCGCCTGACCCTGCCCGAACCGATCGGCCAGCAGGCCGATGTGATGGCGGGGATCGAACGGCTGCTCGATCGGCTCTGCGCCAAACTCAAGGAAAACGAAGTTGGCGCACGGGTGCTCTGCCTTACCCTGCGCCGCGTCGATCAGGCCAGCCAGGAGGTCGAGCTGCGCTTGGCCACCCCGCTCAGCGACCCCAGCCGGATCGCGGCCCTCTTCGCGCGCGGCATCGAGGATATCGACGCGGGCTTCGGGATCGATCAGATGCGCCTCGCGGCCACGCAGGTCGAGGCGCTCCCCGCCCGCCAGATCGGCACCATCGCCACCGAGCGGCGCGACAGGCTGGGCGATCTGATCACCCGGATCGGGCTGCGCATCGGGCTGGAGAACGTCCAGCGCTACCTGCCCGCCGACAGCCATATCCCCGAGCGCAGCTTCCTGATTGCGCCTGCCGCCTTCACCGACCCCGAGGGCAACTGGCACCAGCCGCACCCTCGCCCGCTGCGGCTGTTCCCGCCGGAGCCGCTCATGTCCGACGCCCCCGATCCGCCGCGCCGCTTCCGCTGGCGCCGCCAGTCGCTCAGCGCGGAACGCATCGAGGGGCCGGAACGGCTGACCCCGGAATGGTGGTTCGACGATCCCAACTGGCGGCGCGGGATGCGCGACTATTGGCGCGTCGAGACCGGGCAGGGGCTGCGGCTCTGGATGTTCCACACGCCGCAGGATCCCGGCTGGTATGTCGAGGGGGTCTTCGCATGA